Proteins encoded in a region of the Dorea longicatena genome:
- a CDS encoding hydratase, with product MLKLYDKGVYLLNGTEIVEEKEAVAAKTGKDVTPQEAAKNTMAYNILAAHNTSGNMDRLQIKFDKLTSHDITFVGIIQTARASGLEKFPIPYVLTNCHNSLCAVGGTINEDDHMFGLTCAKKYGGVYVPPHQAVIHQFAREMLAGGGKMILGSDSHTRYGALGTMAMGEGGPELVKQLLNKTYDIKMPGIVGIYLDGEPMKGVGPQDVALAIIGATFGNGYVNNKVMEFVGPGVSKLSADFRIGIDVMTTETTCLSSIWKTDDKIKEFYDIHGRSEDYKELNPGAVAYYDGMVYVNLSEIKPMIAMPFHPSNVYTIDEVRTNLKDILHDVEQKALVSLDGAVNYSLQDKIVNGQLYVDQGIIAGCAGGGFENICAAADIIKGHYIGSDEFTFSVYPASTPIYMELVKNGAVADLMEAGTIVKTAFCGPCFGAGDTPANNAFSIRHSTRNFPNREGSKLQSGQIASVALMDARSIAATAANKGFLTPATDMDVEYKGQTYHFDKNIYANRVFDSHGVADPSVEIKFGPNIKDWPAMAALPENLLLKVVSEIHDPVTTTDELIPSGETSSYRSNPLGLAEFALSRKDPAYVGRAKEVQKAEKAIEAGQCPLEVLDELKPVMDKIHETYPETGKGNLGIGSTIFAVKPGDGSAREQAASCQKVLGGWANIANEYATKRYRSNLINWGMLPFITEEDYENLSFRNGDYIFVPEIRKAVEDKSAEIKAYVVGDSLKEITLKLGDMTDAEREIILKGCLINYYRG from the coding sequence ATGCTGAAATTATATGACAAGGGAGTCTATTTACTGAATGGAACAGAGATTGTGGAAGAAAAAGAAGCAGTTGCTGCAAAGACAGGTAAAGATGTGACTCCACAGGAAGCTGCAAAGAATACGATGGCATATAACATTCTGGCAGCGCATAATACCTCAGGAAATATGGATCGTCTGCAGATCAAGTTCGATAAGCTGACGTCCCATGACATTACATTTGTCGGAATTATTCAGACGGCCAGAGCATCCGGACTTGAAAAATTCCCGATTCCTTATGTACTTACGAACTGTCATAACTCACTTTGTGCGGTTGGAGGAACCATCAACGAAGATGACCACATGTTTGGTCTTACCTGCGCGAAGAAATACGGTGGAGTCTATGTACCGCCTCATCAGGCAGTCATCCATCAATTTGCTCGTGAGATGTTAGCCGGCGGCGGCAAGATGATCTTAGGATCAGACAGCCACACCCGTTACGGAGCACTCGGAACCATGGCTATGGGAGAAGGCGGACCGGAGCTTGTAAAACAGCTCCTGAATAAGACTTATGATATCAAGATGCCGGGCATAGTCGGAATCTACTTAGACGGCGAACCAATGAAAGGTGTCGGACCACAGGACGTAGCACTTGCGATCATCGGTGCAACATTTGGAAATGGCTATGTTAACAATAAAGTAATGGAATTCGTAGGACCTGGTGTAAGTAAATTAAGCGCTGACTTCCGTATCGGTATCGATGTTATGACAACCGAGACCACCTGTCTGTCATCTATCTGGAAGACCGACGACAAGATTAAAGAATTTTACGACATTCACGGAAGAAGCGAAGATTATAAAGAGCTGAATCCTGGAGCTGTTGCTTACTATGACGGTATGGTATATGTGAACTTAAGCGAGATCAAGCCAATGATCGCAATGCCGTTCCATCCGTCTAATGTGTACACGATTGACGAAGTAAGAACGAACTTAAAAGACATCCTTCACGATGTAGAGCAGAAAGCTCTCGTAAGCCTGGACGGAGCAGTTAATTATTCTCTGCAGGATAAGATTGTGAACGGACAGTTATATGTGGATCAGGGAATCATCGCAGGATGTGCCGGTGGTGGATTTGAAAATATCTGTGCTGCAGCAGACATTATCAAAGGACATTACATTGGTTCTGATGAATTTACATTCAGCGTATATCCGGCAAGTACACCGATTTACATGGAACTTGTAAAGAACGGTGCAGTTGCTGACCTTATGGAAGCAGGAACGATTGTGAAGACAGCATTCTGCGGACCTTGCTTCGGTGCCGGAGATACACCTGCCAATAATGCGTTCTCCATTCGTCACTCAACCAGAAACTTCCCGAACCGTGAAGGCTCTAAGCTTCAGAGCGGACAGATCGCATCTGTTGCACTTATGGATGCACGTTCCATCGCAGCAACAGCAGCAAATAAGGGATTCCTTACACCTGCAACTGACATGGATGTGGAATATAAAGGACAGACTTATCATTTTGATAAGAACATTTATGCGAACCGTGTCTTCGACAGCCATGGTGTAGCAGATCCATCGGTAGAGATCAAGTTCGGACCAAATATCAAAGACTGGCCTGCAATGGCAGCACTTCCGGAAAACTTACTTCTGAAAGTGGTATCTGAGATCCATGATCCGGTCACCACAACAGATGAACTGATTCCATCCGGTGAGACCTCATCTTACAGATCCAACCCTCTGGGACTTGCAGAATTTGCATTGTCCAGAAAAGATCCTGCTTATGTAGGCCGTGCGAAGGAAGTACAGAAAGCTGAGAAAGCAATTGAAGCAGGACAGTGTCCGTTAGAAGTATTAGATGAACTGAAACCGGTTATGGATAAGATCCACGAGACATATCCGGAGACAGGAAAAGGTAATCTCGGAATCGGAAGCACGATCTTTGCAGTAAAACCGGGAGATGGTTCTGCAAGAGAGCAGGCAGCATCCTGTCAGAAGGTACTCGGCGGCTGGGCAAATATTGCGAACGAATATGCAACCAAGAGATATCGTTCGAACCTGATCAACTGGGGTATGCTTCCATTTATCACGGAGGAAGATTACGAGAACTTAAGCTTCCGTAACGGCGACTATATCTTCGTGCCGGAGATCAGAAAAGCGGTGGAAGATAAGAGTGCCGAGATCAAGGCTTATGTGGTTGGAGATTCTCTGAAAGAGATCACTCTGAAGCTTGGTGATATGACCGATGCGGAAAGAGAGATCATCCTGAAAGGATGTCTGATCAATTATTATAGAGGATAG